GGCGATTGGTTGCTTTGGGTGGTTCGGGAGAATGGCTGCGAGGCCGTCGGCCAGAAAGCGCGCCATGTCCTGCAGGCGCACACGAATGGCGAGGGCGGGAAGCGAAGCCGCGATGGCGCGGTCCATGTATTCGTCCTCACGGAACTGCGCGGGACCTAGCTTGAAGAGGTAGGTGTTCAGGCCAGTGAGGAACGATCCGTTGCCAGCCATCAGGCCGCTGCCGAGCTTGGAGCGCTTGAGCGCTTCGAGGATATCGGGCGGCATCTGCGCGCGCATGGGGGCGTTGGCGACGAACAACGCCGTTTCCTCGGCGAGATCGTCTTCGGAGACCGAAACGGCAAAGGCGGGGTGGGTGACGTCAATGATGGGCAGGGTCGAGCCGTCGTCGGTCGTTGCGTAGAGGATGGCGGGTTTCATCGTAGAACTACCTCAGATGACACAGGATGAATTTCAACCGCGAAGAATAGATTCGACGCGCTGGAGGTCGGATTCAGTATCGACGCCGATGGTGTCGTAGCGGGTCGGCTCGACGTGGATGTGAATGCCGTTTTCGAGAAAGCGCAGCTGCTCAAGGCGCTCGGCTTGTTCAAGGCTGCGGGCCGGAAGTGTGGGGAAGCGGTTGAGCGCGCTCTTGCGATAGGCATAGAGGCCGAGGTGCTTCCAGTACTCGGGTGCTTCGCCGGCGCGGGCATCGCGGTCGTAGGGGATGGTGGCGCGGGAGAAGTAGAGTGCGCGGCCATCGGTGGTGGTGACGACCTTGACGGCGTTCGGGTTGGCGATGTTTTCGGGCGCGCAGGCTACTTTGAGGGTGGTGACTTCGACTTGCGTGTTTGAGAACGGGCTGATGAGCG
The Edaphobacter acidisoli genome window above contains:
- the kdsB gene encoding 3-deoxy-manno-octulosonate cytidylyltransferase — protein: MPIESNPSLNAAGLGSILGVIPARLASTRLARKVLRPIAGRPMLAWVYEAAMKCPQLGNVLIATDSDEVADLCRTNGWPFQLTSPDLPSGTDRLHAVAQRIHADIYVNIQGDEPLLRPEHIASLISPFSNTQVEVTTLKVACAPENIANPNAVKVVTTTDGRALYFSRATIPYDRDARAGEAPEYWKHLGLYAYRKSALNRFPTLPARSLEQAERLEQLRFLENGIHIHVEPTRYDTIGVDTESDLQRVESILRG